A window of Apium graveolens cultivar Ventura chromosome 8, ASM990537v1, whole genome shotgun sequence contains these coding sequences:
- the LOC141679940 gene encoding glucan endo-1,3-beta-glucosidase-like — protein MKMNFFVLIFSGLLLNLVTSQITPSASIGVNFGTLGDNLPYPQDVKNLYGRCKIQQMRLFEPNQDILEALRNSGLSVCLGVVNNDIPGLSNFNDPQACIDWLNTNVVPYKDDVTFKYITMGNEVIPGPLAQYVPAAINNMHNALNSLGLSKIMVTTVVPGNVLQTSYPPSAGAFSADSLPIMGDIISFLYGNGIPLMVNVYPYFSYAADPVSISLEYATFQSKTPVVVDGQFQYYNLFDASVDAFHAAIEKVNAGNISVAISETGWPTAGNDPYASKDNAQTYNTNLVNHVTNNGTPRRPGKIMYTFIFAMFNEDQKPQGVEQNFGLFYPNMDTVYPLFSC, from the exons ATGAAGATGAATTTTTTTGTTCTGATATTTAGTGGGCTTCTTCTCAATCTGGTCACATCACAAATTACTCCATCTG CCTCAATTGGTGTGAATTTCGGAACGCTAGGAGACAATCTCCCATATCCCCAAGATGTAAAAAATCTTTACGGAAGATGTAAGATCCAGCAAATGAGACTTTTTGAACCAAACCAGGACATACTTGAAGCCCTGCGCAATTCAGGCCTTTCGGTTTGCCTAGGAGTGGTGAACAATGACATCCCAGGCCTGTCGAATTTCAACGATCCCCAGGCTTGTATTGATTGGCTTAATACCAATGTGGTTCCATATAAAGACGACGTTACATTTAAATACATAACCATGGGGAATGAAGTTATCCCTGGACCATTAGCTCAGTACGTTCCAGCGGCCATCAACAATATGCACAATGCTCTTAATTCCCTTGGTTTATCCAAGATTATGGTAACAACTGTCGTCCCTGGCAATGTTCTACAAACTTCTTATCCTCCCTCAGCAGGAGCATTTTCAGCCGATAGTTTACCAATAATGGGTGATATTATTTCATTTTTGTATGGAAATGGTATACCACTTATGGTGAATGTGTATCCCTACTTTTCTTATGCTGCGGACCCTGTTAGTATTTCACTTGAATATGCAACATTTCAATCCAAAACCCCTGTTGTGGTGGATGGGCAGTTTCAGTATTACAATCTTTTCGACGCTAGTGTTGATGCCTTTCATGCGGCAATAGAGAAGGTAAATGCAGGTAATATATCAGTTGCTATATCAGAGACAGGCTGGCCAACTGCAGGGAATGATCCTTATGCTAGCAAGGACAATGCACAAACTTACAATACTAATCTTGTCAACCATGTCACCAACAATGGGACTCCAAGGAGACCCGGGAAGATTATGTATACTTTTATTTTTGCAATGTTTAATGAAGATCAAAAGCCTCAAGGTGTGGAGCAGAACTTTGGATTGTTCTATCCCAATATGGACACTGTTTATCCCTTATTTTCCTGTTAA